A single genomic interval of Lynx canadensis isolate LIC74 chromosome A2, mLynCan4.pri.v2, whole genome shotgun sequence harbors:
- the LOC115508217 gene encoding cathelicidin antimicrobial peptide translates to METQRDSPSLGRWSLLLLLLGLVITPATPQTLSYEEAVLRAVDGFNQRSSEKNLYRLLQLDSQPEGDGDPNTPKPVSFKVKETVCPKTTQRPLEQCDFKDNGLVKQCEGTVILDQNRGYFDINCDEILQVRKLGQLGELIQQGGQKIVEKIQKIGQRIRDFFSNLRPRQEA, encoded by the exons ATGGAGACCCAGAGGGACAGCCCTTCCTTGGGGCGGTGGTCACTGTTGCTACTGCTGTTGGGCCTGGTTATCACTCCGGCCACCCCCCAGACCCTTAGCTATGAGGAAGCTGTGCTCCGTGCTGTGGATGGCTTCAACCAGCGGTCCTCAGAGAAGAATCTCTACCGTCTCCTTCAGCTGGACTCACAGCCCGAGGGA GACGGGGATCCAAACACCCCGAAGCCTGTGAGTTTCAAAGTGAAGGAGACTGTGTGCCCCAAGACGACACAGAGGCCACTGGAGCAGTGTGATTTCAAGGACAatggg CTGGTGAAGCAGTGTGAAGGGACAGTCATCCTGGACCAGAACAGGGGCTACTTTGACATCAACTGTGATGAG ATTCTACAAGTCAGGAAATTGGGCCAGCTGGGTGAGCTTATCCAACAAGGTGGGCAGAAGATTGTTGAGAAGATTCAGAAAATTGGCCAGAGAATCCGTGACTTTTTTAGCAATCTTCGCCCCAGGCAAGAGGCCTAA